One region of Jonesiaceae bacterium BS-20 genomic DNA includes:
- a CDS encoding ATP-binding cassette domain-containing protein: MRIVAQGLTHAFAQREPLFTDLSFTAVPGDVIGLVGPSGAGKSTLLSLLAGWLEPTGGTLTRQGIDRLTLVTQNPHGVAGRTALDHVAYPKISQGARRKVANEQAMQFLEKFQLTSVAHTLYGRLSGGERQRMLLARALMGDPQLLLVDEPTAQLDAHSGDVVSKSIARLGAQSAIVFVATHDQRVSNSCTKVLDLLTLELIDQPVAHRLPLLGETH, from the coding sequence GGATAGTTGCCCAAGGGCTCACTCATGCGTTTGCCCAGCGAGAGCCACTATTCACCGACCTAAGCTTTACAGCCGTTCCCGGGGATGTCATTGGCTTGGTAGGCCCATCAGGTGCTGGTAAGTCGACCCTACTGTCGCTATTGGCCGGATGGCTCGAGCCCACCGGTGGCACATTGACCAGACAGGGGATTGACCGGCTCACACTTGTTACACAAAACCCGCACGGTGTTGCGGGCAGAACCGCACTTGATCACGTTGCTTACCCAAAGATCAGCCAGGGTGCTCGCCGCAAAGTTGCAAACGAGCAGGCAATGCAATTCCTTGAGAAGTTCCAACTAACCAGTGTTGCCCACACACTGTATGGTCGGCTTTCCGGCGGTGAGCGCCAACGCATGCTCCTGGCCCGTGCCCTTATGGGGGATCCCCAATTACTGCTTGTAGATGAGCCAACTGCCCAACTGGACGCTCATTCAGGGGACGTGGTCAGCAAATCTATCGCGCGGCTTGGTGCACAATCTGCAATCGTATTCGTAGCAACACACGACCAACGTGTCAGTAACTCCTGCACTAAGGTCCTTGACCTCTTGACTCTTGAGTTGATTGATCAACCCGTGGCGCACCGGCTACCTCTGTTGGGTGAAACGCATTGA